The Deltaproteobacteria bacterium genome contains the following window.
TCTACAAGAGAGAGGAAGACGGCATAGTCCTAATAGACCAGAGCCGCTGCAGGGGTTACAGGAAGTGCGTTGAGCAGTGTCCTTATAAGCTGCCGATGTTCAGAGGAACCACAAGGGTATCTGAGAAGTGCATCGCATGTTACCCGCGTATAGAGGGTAAAGACCCTGTATCCCAGTATAAAGGGACCAAAGGGCCTCATGAGCTTCAGTACAGCATGACAACCCCATCGCAGAACGACCCGATGGAAACGCGCTGTATGGCAGTCTGCGTAGGCCAGATAAGGCTTCAGGGACTTGTGCAGATAGGCGAGGACGGGAAATGGGTTCATGACCCTGAAAACCCCCTCTACTTCCTGATCAGGGTAGCAAAGGTGGCATTGCCCATATACCCAGTCCTTGGCACAGAGCCAAACGGCTACTACATCCCGCCAAGACACGTGCCAAAGGCATATCTGAGGCAGATGTTTGGGCCAGGCGCTGATGCTGCGGTTGAGACATTCATGAATCCGAGCAGGGACCTCCTTGCCTGCATGAACCTCTTCCGTAAACACCAGTCTATAATATTCAAGTTTAAACGTATAGAGGGACCAAAGGTGTTTGAGAACCCCAATTTCCACGGGAAGAAGTTTGAGCTCTATAACGACACGGTCGTCGCCTACAATAAAAAGGGCGAGGAGCTCTTCAGAACACCGATAGAGGAGCCTACCTATATAAGGCGTGGAGATATACATTATAATACAATATAATGTGATGTCTCTGGCGTTTATGGCCCCCGCCTAAGGCGGGGGCTTTAATTAAGAGAGGATTAATCAGATGAAGAAGGACAAAAAAGAAAAAGAAGTTGTTAAGGACAAAAAAGAAAAAGAAGTTGCCATAGATACTGCGGCAGAGGAAGAAAAGAAGATAATAACCGCAAAGGTTAGAAGCCGCATATATCACCTTCTTGCTCAGGCGTATCTGTATCCTAATGAGGGGAGTTATTCTCTGATTAAGAATGGATTCGTAGAAGAGCTTAGAAACTCTTTTTCTTATCTTTTGTTGAATTATATAAAAGATGATGGAAAGGCAGAAGAGATATTAGACAATTTAGAGTCTCTTGATAAAGCTATTAAGATATTAAAGGAAGGGCACTTAACTGGTTTTCAGGGACAGTTTGCAAAGGTCTTTACCCATACTATAAGCCAGGAGTGTCCGCAGTATGAGACCCAGTTTGGGATAAAGGCAGAAGATGTCTTTCATAAATGCCATGAGTTAGGGGATATAGCAGGTTTTTACAATGCCTTTGGCCTTGATCTAACCGACTCCCAGGCTACAAAGGAGCGGGTTGACCACATCAGCGTTGAATTTGAGTTTATGTATTTTCTTGCCAATAAAGAGGCATACGGCATAGAAAATAAGGATGCTGAGGATAAGTTAGATATTGTTACATCTGCCCAGAAGAAATTTGTAAGGGAGCATATAGCCATGTGGGTGCCTGTCTTCGCCAAATATCTGGCAAAGAAGACAAAGACCGGTTTTTATAAAGAGGTCTCACAGCTTACAAAGGCATTTGTAGAGCAGGAGATAACTTATCTGAAGGTTAAACCAAGAAGGCTTAAGAGCGAGGAGGTTTCAGTCGAACCCCCTGAAGATGAATTAATAACATGCGACACAACAGCGACATATGCTCGCGGAGTGGGGAAACCCAATTGAATCCAAACTAATAATAAG
Protein-coding sequences here:
- a CDS encoding nitrate oxidoreductase subunit beta, yielding MAHQEVYNWHLGRTMAYPYKEKHPKWQFAFVFNTNRCIACQTCTMACKSTWTFSKGQEFMWWNRVEHMPYGGYPQSWDKKILNILDKENPGRQRWAVASTSPEKPYGIFDGMTIFEAAVHAGTGQNALGYVPTDREWRAPNFYEDTATGYPVAAPDTMHEGSQLPHHKTWFFYLARLCNHCTYPGCLGACPRKAIYKREEDGIVLIDQSRCRGYRKCVEQCPYKLPMFRGTTRVSEKCIACYPRIEGKDPVSQYKGTKGPHELQYSMTTPSQNDPMETRCMAVCVGQIRLQGLVQIGEDGKWVHDPENPLYFLIRVAKVALPIYPVLGTEPNGYYIPPRHVPKAYLRQMFGPGADAAVETFMNPSRDLLACMNLFRKHQSIIFKFKRIEGPKVFENPNFHGKKFELYNDTVVAYNKKGEELFRTPIEEPTYIRRGDIHYNTI
- a CDS encoding molecular chaperone TorD family protein — protein: MKKDKKEKEVVKDKKEKEVAIDTAAEEEKKIITAKVRSRIYHLLAQAYLYPNEGSYSLIKNGFVEELRNSFSYLLLNYIKDDGKAEEILDNLESLDKAIKILKEGHLTGFQGQFAKVFTHTISQECPQYETQFGIKAEDVFHKCHELGDIAGFYNAFGLDLTDSQATKERVDHISVEFEFMYFLANKEAYGIENKDAEDKLDIVTSAQKKFVREHIAMWVPVFAKYLAKKTKTGFYKEVSQLTKAFVEQEITYLKVKPRRLKSEEVSVEPPEDELITCDTTATYARGVGKPN